Genomic window (Gymnogyps californianus isolate 813 chromosome 2, ASM1813914v2, whole genome shotgun sequence):
CGTTTGTCTCGAAGCGTCGGCACTGACAACGCTGGCGGTGTGCCCACCTTGAGACATTTGACCTTCCGTTTGTCTCTGAAGACAGAGGAGGCCGGAGCACAGATTGGAAGGCCAGTGACTGACACCTCCTACACTTGTCTGGATTTATTAACACGGTGATAGGTGAGGCCCTGTTTTATGGGACCTTCCTCAAAAACGCTAAATAAAGcgcaagaaaaaaaacatcccGCTTGCTTAAGTTGTCTCTCTGTGAAGGAAAGGGAAGCCTGCAGTACTACTGCAGAAAGCCCCAGAAACCCCACGGCCAGGCGCGAGGCGGCACAGGCCCACAGCCGCTTCCCTCAGTGCCCCAGCTGAAACCGGCCAGAACCGGCCACCCCCCAGCCCAGTACTGCTAGCGTCTCCCCATCTGTGCAAGAGTCTACCCCAGCTTCCCTAAATACTGTCAGGGATGTCTGCTTGGGAGCATACCTGTTTTTAAGGGGACTAGGGCCATTCTCTCAACAAGTGTTTCTGATCTACGCAAAAAAACAGGCTTCTGCCACAGGACTTAGCAAAGTGTAaccatttctttttgctctaAACAGACCGATATGCAGCATACTGAACTATATTACAAATACATTAAGCATAAACTCTATTTTATGTCTTTCACTCCACCTCCTGAGGAGACATGCCCTCATAGTTGTATCCGGTAACGTTTCCCTGAAACGTTCCTGACGGCGGCCTGGCCGTGCGCCTGCGGCCCGTTCTGAGGCAGCTGGCCGAGGCGGAGCGGCCCAGCCCGGCGCTTCGGCGCGGCGGCAGCCCGGGCAATTAGACCTAGTGCGGCGAGGATACAAATTTCAGCATGCGTAGTCGTGGCCGAGTGGTTAAGGCGATGGACTAGAAATCCATTGGGGTCTCCCCGCGCAGGTTCGAATCCTGCCGACTACGGCCAGAGCTTAGCGGTTCGgcgctctttttttttcattcactcCCGTctcccgggggcggcggcgcggcagGCAGGCGGGCTGAGGGCCCGGCGGCCCGGCCGCGGACGAGCTCCCCAGGCGCCCCACAGGCGCAACCCACACCCCACGGGGCGCGGAGACTCCGCCCCTGCCGGCGCCGGGCGGTGCGGAGCCGCCTTGGCAACCACTGGCGGCGGCAAGATGGCGGATGACTTGGAGCGGTTACTGGATGAAGTGGAGAGGCGGCTCTGCCGCCTgccggggcgggaggcggcgggcggccaCCGGCACGGCGACGGcgagggggcggcggcggcagcgaaGGCGAAGGAGGGCAGGTTAGCGGTCCTGCGTCGGTCCCGGCGCCCTGACGCACCTCCGCGCCGAGCGGGCGGCCGCTGGGGTGGCGCGCAGcccgcccctcccccgcccTGTGGGGCGGGAGGGGGTCGGCGTCCGGCGGGACCCCTCAGGAACCGACAATACCGAGGTGCGGGAGCCGAAACAGTGGCCGGCGATCAGCGAGTGTCCCCTGTGGTACTTACTTTTGAACACCCAAGTCGGGTGCCAGCGAGCTGAGTTACTTCAGATAGTCTTTGTCTCTTGGGAGTATCCCAACCTCGGATTAAATATGGCGTTAAAAGCTGCACTAATTTGCTTGTGAGTTAGAATCAGGGATTGCTTAGCTCTGTAACTGACCTTGTggtatatataaaatatctaTAAATCTTGCGATTCAGAGCAGGGAGAACTTTAGCAATAGTATTATCAAACATTCTGTTGATACTTCAGTCATTTATGTATTCTGTTCATACTTTTTCTATTAGCCATATCTTCTACAGTAAGCACATAACTTACACTCTACGCTTCTACGTATCCACCTCAAATTTCACAATTTTCAAAATGACGGGTTTGAATACCAACAGTTTTGGTCGTGACAGGGTCACTGCTGACAATACTGCCAAGCGGTCTGCCACACCGCTGCCTGCCCTCACAGGTTTCCACCCCAGCCCTCAGGTTTCCATCCCGGCCCTCACTGGTGTCTCAGACTCCGGTTGGAAGGTCTTTTGTCCAGAGGGGCTTGGCCAGATGTCTCCAGAGATGGGCTGCTGAGCGCTTACCCAACAGGCATTTCAGAGTCCCAGGCAAGGATCTTGAAGAGCCAAATGAGTAATGCAAGACCAACAAGCCCACTACCTTTGGCCACATTACTGGACTTCCCCATTGTTTGCATAATGGTTAGATGAGCACTTAAATTTAGTCAATCTAATTACAATATTGTAAAAAATCAcagagttttcttctttctcaggaGTAGATTTGTTCTGGATTGGTTGATGCAGCAGTACTACAGGCCTCCCTTTCTTTGACAAAGAGCTAGCAAACAGCAGACTTGAGTGACAAGACTCCTCGCTTGAGTGAAAGCAAAGTGCAGGTGATCTCTCTAAATGCATGCAGTTTGGCAGGAATTCCTTCAGACCCCTGTGGTTGTATAGCAAGAGGAGAGAACTCCCTCTGACCTTTTCATATGCTGAAGATTAATGTGAAAAACCAGGGCCGTCCAATTTATTGCTCAGTAAGTGCAGCATGGGTTATATTGTCATAGTTTTATTCAGGGTTGGAAGTTGttggaaataaaagaagcaagcaaaaataagaCCTATGACAGGACTGTTCAACAGCGACCAAAAGGCGTCATCCTGCAGTTTACATCTGTCCAGTCATGATTTGGATGGCCTACCTTAGATACCACAGAAATATTAGAGGAAAAAGGCTGTAactaattttatgttttaactTACAATTCTTAGAGCTGCTCTGGTCATGCAACAGAATGAAGgctgatttgtttgtttttcagatcaGCTAAACTGTTAATGAGTGCTGGCAGCAGTGAAGAAGATATAGATGACATTATTGATGAAATCTGTAATGACAGCAGCTTTACCAAAACACCTCTGGTGAGTAGGAGTCTGGAGAAATGCAGAACAGATGAGGTTCAGCgatgaaaagaaaagcaccaTAAACtaaaagtgttttaaagcaaaaaaatgaactaaaacaAGCTGTAGGATAAacttggaaaataaagcagaaaggaaaatgcaacaATCCTATAGTGAGGAACAGGAGAGATATAAAGAGGTGGTCTTACCCAGGGAGTAACAGGCAATTAAAGGAAATGCTAGTTCAAGGTAGAGCATAGTGTCAGATATCACCGAATGGTTGAGATTGGAAGAGGGACCTCTGCAGGTCATCTCGTCCAAccacctgctcaagcagggctaTCTAGACCTCattgcccaggactgtgtccaggcagcttttgaatatctcaaaggatggagactctacagCCTCTCTAagtaacctgttccagtgtttgaccaccctcacaaGAAGTAAAGAAgttttttcatatgtttaactggaatttcttgtatttcaatttgtgcccattgcctcttctCCTGTCAGTGGGCcccactgagaagagtctggctaCGTCTTCGTTATTCTTCCCCGtcatgtatttttatacattgataagattcTCCTGacccttgtcttctccaggctaaacaattCCAGCTCTCTTAGCCTGTATGTCAGATGGTCTAAGTCCTTAATCACCTTCATGGTCCTTTGCTGGACCCACTCCAttatgtccatgtctctcttgtactgggcACAGCAGTCCAGACGCATCTATGAGGCCAtatctggagtactgtgtccagttctgggctccccagtacaagagagagatggagctactggagagcctccagcaaagggccatggAGGTGATTACGAGACTGGAGTGTctttcatatgaggagaggTTGAGAGAGCagggactgtttagcctggagaaaagaaggctccagggggatcttatccatgtgtGTAAATACCTGATGGGTGGAGTAAAGAAGGGGCCAGACTCTGTAGTGcctagtgacaggacaagaggcaatgggcacaaactgaaacatgtGAAATTCCATCTGTACACAAGAAAACGCTCTTTTACTGGGtgggtggtcaaacactgggacaggctgcccagagaggttgtggagtctccatctgtggagattttcaaaatccagctggacacagtcctgggcaagctgctgaagctgaccctgctttgagcagggggttggcCTAGATaatctcaagaggtcccttccaaccaaaatgattctgtgattctgtctcactagtgctgagtagagaggaaggatcacctccctcgacctgctggcaacgtCACTCCTAATgtagcccaggatgctgttggccttctgtgctgcaagggcacactggtggctcatggtcaacttaTTATCGACCAAATTTCCCATGgtcttctctgcaaagctgctttccagcttgTCAGCCCTCAGTGTGTTCTAGTGCATGAGGGTTATTCATCCCCAGGGGCGGGAGTTTGCATTTCCTCTTAGGTGAACTTCAAGAGATTCCTCTCAGCCCATTTCTGCAGTCTGTTGAGGTCCCTTTGAATGGCAGCACAGTCATCTGGCATACCAACCACCGCTCCccattttgtatcatctgcaaattaCTTCTGTTGTTAGACAGCAGGAGATGGAGATGAGCCGCAAATTTACATTGTCAAGACAGTCAGAGTGAtagaagacactgaaaataGATATTAATTTAGGTATCATCAGTAGAAAATTGTGTTACTTATACTTCATAACCCCCTGTGCAGATTCTCTTCTTTTCATGAGTGAcgttggttttgctttttttgtctttgatttctTACAGAGTGGCTAAATCTGaaccaacaaaaaacacttGTATACCACAATACGTATGTCTGAATGAGAGAGAATTATGTCAGTAAATTTGTgtaattttatcattttatatCCCTAGGACTTCCCATTTAGGATCTAGAATTCTAGTATTCTAGAATTCAAATAATCTGTTTTATGTGCAGCAAATAACAAacttttcaaagacattttatctttttgaatAATACAAGTCCTTGATGTGgtttcagtaaaacaaaagctcaAAAAAACTGGGGGAGAAGGTTCCTAaactaaaactgtttttaaaagcaaaatcattaaaaagagGGCATGAAATACTAAGTCTTGATTGTAAAGTCAAAGTGATCATGCAGTGTTGAATTCCttcaggcagagctgggaattcAGAATGGGAAGAGAAGCCTTGTTCCTCATTTAACTGTTACTTCAGCAGCTTTTGTCTCGAAGAGCCTCACAAACCTGAGCAAGAAAATTCCCAAATTCTTAGTCCGCTGCTTCTGTGACTGAGATTTTCTGGCTCCTGCTTATTAAGTAAAACAGAATATTGTTACCTTGCTGTAATGCTGCCTTTTATTCtttgattgctttttaaatagaaattgaAGTCTAATTCTGCAAGTCTCACACCTGAAAGCAATAGTGCTGTTGTACAGGCTCATAGGAAAAGgtaagtgaaaaatgttttggcaaGTTGAACGTAGCTTGATTATAGCTTGTTGTCAGTCTAATAATATTGCTACTGTTTAATCTGTGTTGATATTAACTAAGAAAGAAACTGAGTGTTTAGAGAAgcattctttaaagaaaaacaaagataaacagAAAGTTAATTTTGAAGAATTACTAATGTGCTTTCATGTggtcaaaattatttattataaattaattaattaagtTATTGAACAACAGCTTCCTTTGCCTTATGGACGTATACATTTATGAAATGCTGCAATATATAGTCCCATATATATTTGTTATAGAGAGAGGTTGTAGAGTTTTTCTTTGAACACTTTGgtaatggaaattttaaaattctgtagtTTGTAAGCATTTGGATGCTTTGcctatatttaataaatattattttaaaaatactatgcTGTTAAACTAGGAGAAGCATTGTACTACTTtctccaaaatgttttgctataatttaatattttttcatgaaatccATATAGATGCTGTCCAGTGTACCTGGGTGGAAGCACTTCACCATATGGCATAggaacaaatatttcaaaaaggtaggaaacatgaaaaaaaatgttctacTTGCTTTGTCATTGCTTTATTCGCAACTGTGTTTCTGTGGTAGTACAGAGTTCTGTGTTTGAACTGGGCAGGACAGCCCTATATTCATCTAAACATGTGTCTGCCTGTAACTGCAGTTGAAGTCAGCTGGTCCCTTCCAGTCCTCTGTTGTTGACCACTAGATCTTTCGTTCATTTGAGGAGTTGAAAGATGTGTGCAAATGAGACATGAGACTCCAAAAATCGATAACATGTAGTTAACGAAGTTGCTGCTGTAGAGTATTGTTATTCTTCCGTGCCTCTCTTCAGCTTTCTATGTAATGCCGAGTATGTCACTTAAATCAGTGGGCTGGTTTAAATCATCCTGGAGCCTGAACTGAAAATAGCCAGAGTGCTTTGCAACTGCAGCTGAACTTAGTAGGAGAGGTACTTTAAAGAATTATCCCCAACATCCTATAGAATATTATTGCATTTCCATGTGGGATTTTTTGTAGTAATTAATTATGCACTTGATGCATATTTGGATGCTGGGCAGGTGCCATACCAGTGAGGAAGACCAAAGAGAATGTATCAAGAGAATATCAGTTTATTTTATGTGTTCAGTGAGGTTAGGAACctgtaaaaataatacatgatCGTACAGTTAAAACACATACCATAATGAATGTGCCAgagatgtaaaaaaattaagattacaGGGTAACCTTGCTTCCAGTACTTCTGAGTGAGCGCTGTACTAAAACAGTTATTATCTGTGTAGCTCCTCTGATTGTAATAAGCTCTTGgagctttctgttcttttttgacCAGAACATGTGATCAACTACGTTGTACTGCTTGCGACTTCCGTGTGTCACTTTTCAATGACTACATCTGGGATCAGTCCTgtgattatctttttttcaggtATGTCTGAGGTGGGTTTGGTATTAGTATTGTGTTGCTGTGCTTTGGGGCTTGATAGGAGCGGGAAAGATTAAAAGTCCTGAGCGCTCCTGTGTTACCTAAAAAGGAGCATGTGTGCAACCTGTTGGGGGATCAGGTGGGAAagtctgcagggagagggatgcAACATCCCCCATAATCTGTTTTCATGCCTTTCCGTTTCTTCCCCCATCactctgcctctctgcttttaaaaagaattcaggTTTCATGGATCAAAAGGCAACTTTACTGCTGAAATAAGCAGATAATCTGTGTGATGGGTTGGCCTGTGGTGTGCCATTGCAGGATGCCTACAAAATGAATGCAGACTGTTCAGCACGTACTTCTCACCATACCTTCAGTCGTAGAGACTGTGATTGTTTCaagtcagattttcttttttccagtatcAAGTATTATGCTGTCATGTTCAGCGAAAATCAAATAGTTTGATTTCTTAGCAGACTTCTTTTTGAAGCAAGGTTTGATTAAATGGAGGGGTGcgatttttgttttgttcttatatTGTGATGTCTTTaattatttcaggttttcttgAAGACTTAAAATTAAGAAGTTCTTATTTCCAGTTTCTCTAAAGCTGTATCTAATGCCAAGACTTAGTGAAGGATAGTGTAGTAGGCATGCTCCTAATACAGACATCGAATTTGGATTCCTCTTATTTTAGTAAAGTCTCTGTATGTGCCCGTTAACTGATGGAGGTAGTGGATGTGTTCAGATACGTGCTTGGCCACCAGGGGGTGTGACAGCTGGAGTAGAGCAGCAATGGATACACATCtccttttccattatttttcttgtattacaTGTTAGGTTTTTCCTGTATCTTCCTTCCAGGtttgaaatttgtatttctctttgaaTGCAAATCTTATTTTCCCATTATTTAAAGCAGCgttaaaaatacagtgctgCAGTAGTCTCCTGAGATGAGTTTGGTAGCTGGAaaggttaaataaaaatatgattctTTTATTTACTCAAAGCCTAAATTATTCTGCTTCTGagataatgaaattaataaaaaaatttaaaaagacatgaaagGTATTAGTATCAGATACTTATAACATTGATTAAAATCTGTAATCTGTAGCAAGATATTTAGCTATTTATTTTGGCTaacctgaattttaaaaagcaaacttgaAGATTAAACATTTGCCTTCCATGAATAGATGTCTGacctctttttctaaaaattctttctttaatgtttgtttggggttttctttatttagctGGGCTTGTTAATGTTGGTTTTGAGCAATTCAGTGGCCAGTAATTGATGGCCTGGAGGAGGTCATGAGAGCAGGGATAGTTAAAATCCTaaattttcacttgttttttgaAACAACTTGTTTTTGTAATAGCTatgctgatttttcatttgttgtgGTTGATGCTTGCACAGGCattatttgtgttttgatgTACATTCTTCTCTCTTACGGccatttcatttcagtcacTTTAACAACCATCCTGAGTAACAGTTCCTGATGAAAAGTTTAACTGTGTTGTTGTACTCATTCTGCATAGGGATTTTTACAGTAAGTTTGATAAGACACATTTTTGGATAAtttcttaacagaaaattaacagAGAATTAACGCTACCTGATTTTCTTCCCAACTCTTTCTCTGGAGGCTGACACAGGGTCTCTAAACCTGACAGAGAACATTGCTTACAAAAACATCAATCTCCAGTTGGTCTGAGAATACAGCAACTATGCACTGAGACTGCTTTTAGGAAAGCATTGtgttcaaaacagaatttaaacatATCCCTAAATTCATTCATAACAGTGGTACTCGGAAATGTTCTTAAGAGCTTTTATGAATTGAAATGGCCTCatgaatcttttttctttaaaaaaaaaaatgcatgatcCTAAACTGAATTCACTTGATTGGCAGGAACAACATGCCTGAGCTCAGTAAACTAAGAGCAAAGAtgataaagaagaaaggagcaCGAGCATATGCTTGTCAGTGCAGCTGGAGATCCATTGATGAATTAACTGACCTCCAAACAGACCAGCAGCTTCGGTGGGTTTGTGGTAAACATGCAGAATGAAGTCCTTTTGTGTGTGGTACCTACTTCTGTGGAAACAGGTCATAAACCCAATTTGTTTCCCATGCAGTTTTCTGAGAACAGATGGAAACCTGAATACTTATATCTAGAAATAGATTATAACACCCAGACTTCAacctgaaaactttttttcaatttaactGTCTTGCAAGCAATACGGGGAGTTCAATTATTAGAAGAAACAACCAATTTGGAGGCTTTCTGGAAGCTAAATGAGGTTAAAGCTCATACTCAGTAGTGTTAAAGGAAGAGGAAACCGACAGTTTTAGGCATGGGGCAAAGTCCCTTGAGACTGTTCCTCATATCTAGCAGAGAGCCTTATTTCCCATGTCTGCAGAATCTTGGACTCAAAATGGTGGGTTGGGATGCAGCCATGACACACAAGCCTATGaatttctgcacagaaattaatactgctgttctgctttgctcATAGCTGTTAATGAGCAAGTGGTTGTAGATCTCTTAAAAAATTACTGCAAGATCAGCTCTCACCTCAAAGGTTTCAGCACACCCCAAAACGTTACTTTCTTTTACCCACCTGTAGCCAAAAACTGCAGGTGCTGGAAATTTCCTTCCAGTTCCTACTGCTTTCTTCAGAGCACTTTTTGCTGACTAAGGACTTTTACCACAGTGAATTTGTCGGACTGCTGTTTAGCCTTCACTGCAAGAGGTGAACAAGCTATTGTGCGATTATTAAATGTTGTGCAATTTTAAAGAGATTCTGAAGAGTATATGACTCTTCTATCAatattttcaagggaaaaaaggctCAGGCTTTTAAGAGTGAGAAAATATATATCCCCATGTATTTCAAgagtgaaaaaatatatatcctcACTGATGTgcaaatttggatttttttccatttcacttaGCTTTCACTTcagcttcatttcaaaatactacATATTCAGAAAGTGTAACTGTCCGTTTCAAcactctcccttcccccagtaACATTGTAAAACTACTTCCAGGATCATGTTACTTGGTGAATTGTCTTGATTGCAGTCAATGTCACTATAGTTTATgagctctttcttttcat
Coding sequences:
- the CFAP418 gene encoding cilia- and flagella-associated protein 418, which gives rise to MADDLERLLDEVERRLCRLPGREAAGGHRHGDGEGAAAAAKAKEGRSAKLLMSAGSSEEDIDDIIDEICNDSSFTKTPLKLKSNSASLTPESNSAVVQAHRKRCCPVYLGGSTSPYGIGTNISKRTCDQLRCTACDFRVSLFNDYIWDQSCDYLFFRNNMPELSKLRAKMIKKKGARAYACQCSWRSIDELTDLQTDQQLRWVCGKHAE